In a genomic window of Nodosilinea sp. E11:
- the cysS gene encoding cysteine--tRNA ligase, translated as MPFTLTNTITRRQQPFIPITPGQVTMYCCGVTVYDDCHLGHARSYLGWDVLRRYLSWRGYTVRYVQNFTDIDDKILNQATAEGTTMAAVSERYIQRYFEDMRRLNVLDADDYPRVTEHIGAIHELIGQLEEKGYAYAAEGDVYYRVGQFADYGQLSGRSQSALQAGASGRDLAATAKADPADFALWKGAKPGEPAWDSPWGPGRPGWHIECSAMIRARLGATIDIHGGGGDLVFPHHENEIAQSQAASGKPLANYWLHNGMVTVNGEKMSKSLGNFTTIRDLLDGGWAEYPQPVDPMVVRLFVLQGHYRKPLDFTKAAIAALINSWQTLKAGLLFGDRHGTQMGWTAAAIQSAPRQPGLADPWVERFQTAMDDDLNTPGALAVLFELAKGLQREGNRLVHEGQTQASLDLLWQQWQTLVHLAQVLGLEIATDGNADATAVGLDNDAIAELIQQRQVARQQQDFATADQIRDRLAAMGIAVVDQLDGEVRWHRQQINDSEPNYCP; from the coding sequence ATGCCCTTCACCCTCACCAACACCATCACCCGGCGTCAGCAACCCTTTATCCCCATCACCCCCGGTCAGGTGACGATGTACTGCTGCGGGGTGACGGTTTACGACGATTGCCACCTGGGCCATGCTCGGTCTTATCTGGGGTGGGATGTGCTGCGGCGATACTTAAGCTGGCGAGGTTACACCGTTCGCTACGTGCAGAACTTTACTGATATTGACGACAAGATTCTCAACCAGGCCACGGCTGAGGGCACGACGATGGCAGCGGTGTCTGAGCGCTATATTCAGCGCTATTTCGAAGATATGCGTCGGCTGAATGTGCTCGATGCCGATGACTACCCCCGGGTGACGGAGCACATTGGGGCGATTCACGAGCTGATTGGCCAGCTAGAGGAGAAGGGCTATGCCTACGCTGCCGAAGGGGATGTCTATTATCGGGTGGGGCAGTTCGCCGACTATGGTCAGCTCTCGGGGCGATCGCAGTCTGCCCTACAGGCCGGGGCCAGCGGTCGCGATCTGGCGGCTACGGCCAAGGCCGACCCAGCTGACTTTGCCCTGTGGAAGGGGGCCAAACCCGGCGAACCCGCCTGGGACTCGCCCTGGGGGCCGGGGCGACCGGGCTGGCACATTGAGTGCTCGGCGATGATTCGGGCGCGGTTGGGGGCTACCATCGATATCCACGGCGGCGGCGGCGATCTGGTGTTTCCCCACCACGAGAATGAGATTGCCCAGTCGCAGGCAGCCAGCGGCAAACCCCTGGCCAACTACTGGCTGCACAACGGCATGGTGACGGTGAACGGGGAGAAGATGTCGAAATCCCTGGGCAATTTCACCACGATTCGCGACCTGCTGGATGGGGGCTGGGCGGAGTACCCGCAGCCGGTAGACCCGATGGTGGTGCGGCTGTTTGTGCTGCAAGGGCACTACCGCAAGCCGCTAGATTTTACCAAGGCTGCGATCGCAGCCTTAATCAATAGCTGGCAAACCTTGAAAGCTGGGCTCCTGTTTGGCGATCGCCACGGTACCCAGATGGGCTGGACCGCCGCTGCCATCCAGTCAGCCCCTCGACAACCCGGCCTGGCTGACCCATGGGTCGAACGGTTTCAAACGGCCATGGATGATGACCTGAATACACCGGGGGCTCTGGCGGTGCTGTTTGAGCTAGCCAAAGGGTTACAGCGGGAAGGAAATCGTCTGGTGCATGAGGGGCAGACCCAAGCCAGCCTTGATCTGCTCTGGCAGCAGTGGCAAACCCTGGTGCACCTGGCCCAGGTGTTGGGGCTAGAGATCGCTACAGACGGCAATGCCGACGCAACAGCTGTGGGTTTAGATAACGATGCGATTGCAGAGCTGATCCAACAGCGCCAGGTCGCCCGACAACAGCAGGACTTTGCCACGGCAGATCAGATTCGCGATCGCCTGGCGGCAATGGGGATTGCGGTGGTTGATCAACTGGATGGAGAAGTCCGTTGGCATCGGCAGCAAATCAACGATAGTGAGCCGAACTATTGCCCATAG
- a CDS encoding protein adenylyltransferase SelO translates to MSYPSKPSPEHCVTTFDEFVRLADYSLMDTLNADPDATVDGDDHRARQVFSGHFVPVTPTPLAEPEYVAHSSTFFKELGLSDELALDEKFCHVFSGDLSAAHEPMRQVGWATGYALSIYGTEYIQNCPFGTGNGYGDGRAISVFEGIINGQRWEMQLKGGGPTPYCRGADGRAVLRSSVREFLAQDYMQALGVPTSRSLTLYVSKSETVTRPWYSQDSCSTEPDVLVENPVAISTRVAPSFLRVGQLELFARRARSNAHPKALEELRMIVAHLIEREYKSDIDQTLGFADQLVELAKLFRQRLTTLVANWLRVGYCQGNFNSDNCAAGGFTLDYGPFGFCEIFDPRFQPWTGGGEHFAFFNQPIAAEANYYMFWKAVRPLLAENTDALEQFDHVGRGFAEAMQQQIQKMWAAKLGLTEFNPELFKTLMQLMTASEVDYTIFFRELSHIPGDISPLKKSFYGKTSQQLDEQWQSWLKSWSDLVINDGNLAEISANMKQTNPKYTWREWLIVPAYQQAMQGNYTLVKELQAVFSSPYDEQSQEIEDKYYRLRPSAFSDVGGVSHYSCSS, encoded by the coding sequence ATGTCATATCCATCTAAACCATCTCCTGAGCACTGCGTAACGACCTTCGATGAATTTGTGCGATTGGCAGATTATTCTCTGATGGACACCTTAAATGCCGACCCTGACGCCACGGTCGATGGCGACGATCACCGTGCCCGCCAGGTTTTCTCTGGTCATTTCGTACCTGTGACACCTACGCCGCTGGCAGAACCAGAATATGTAGCCCATAGCAGCACTTTTTTTAAGGAACTTGGGTTGAGCGATGAGCTAGCGCTTGACGAAAAATTTTGCCATGTATTTTCTGGTGATCTCTCTGCGGCCCATGAGCCGATGCGTCAGGTTGGCTGGGCGACGGGTTATGCCCTGTCGATTTATGGCACCGAATATATCCAAAATTGTCCCTTCGGCACGGGCAATGGTTATGGCGATGGTAGGGCAATATCTGTATTTGAAGGAATCATTAATGGCCAGCGTTGGGAAATGCAATTGAAAGGTGGTGGCCCAACGCCTTATTGCCGTGGTGCCGACGGGCGCGCAGTACTCCGGTCAAGTGTGCGTGAGTTTCTAGCGCAAGACTATATGCAGGCTTTAGGTGTGCCAACATCGCGCTCTTTGACCCTGTATGTTTCTAAATCTGAGACCGTTACCCGGCCTTGGTATTCTCAAGACTCCTGCTCCACCGAACCTGATGTTTTGGTGGAGAATCCTGTGGCCATTTCAACTCGCGTTGCCCCCTCCTTTTTGCGCGTTGGTCAGCTAGAGTTATTTGCCCGCCGCGCTCGCAGTAATGCTCATCCAAAAGCATTAGAAGAGTTGCGCATGATTGTGGCGCATTTAATTGAGCGAGAATACAAAAGCGATATTGATCAAACCCTTGGTTTTGCAGATCAATTGGTTGAGTTGGCTAAGTTATTTCGCCAACGTCTTACGACCCTGGTGGCCAATTGGCTACGGGTTGGTTACTGTCAGGGTAATTTTAATAGTGATAACTGCGCCGCTGGTGGCTTTACCCTCGACTATGGACCCTTTGGGTTTTGTGAAATTTTTGACCCTCGGTTTCAACCCTGGACGGGCGGCGGCGAACATTTTGCATTCTTCAATCAGCCCATCGCAGCAGAAGCAAATTATTATATGTTTTGGAAAGCTGTGAGACCTTTGCTGGCAGAAAATACTGATGCTTTAGAACAGTTCGACCACGTAGGCCGTGGCTTTGCAGAAGCCATGCAACAACAAATCCAAAAAATGTGGGCGGCCAAACTTGGCCTGACTGAATTTAACCCAGAGCTATTTAAGACATTAATGCAGTTAATGACTGCCTCAGAGGTAGATTACACCATTTTCTTCCGCGAGTTATCCCATATACCAGGCGATATCTCACCATTGAAAAAGAGCTTCTATGGTAAAACGTCACAACAACTCGATGAACAATGGCAATCTTGGCTAAAAAGCTGGAGCGACCTCGTCATTAACGATGGCAATTTGGCTGAGATATCAGCAAATATGAAACAGACTAACCCGAAATACACATGGCGAGAGTGGTTGATCGTCCCCGCTTACCAACAGGCCATGCAGGGTAACTACACGTTAGTTAAAGAGTTGCAAGCAGTATTTAGCTCTCCATATGATGAGCAATCACAAGAAATAGAAGATAAATACTATCGCCTAAGACCTAGCGCGTTTTCTGATGTTGGTGGCGTGTCGCACTATAGCTGTTCATCTTGA
- a CDS encoding integron integrase, protein MESRPRKLLDQVRDAIRLKHYSYRTEQSYVGWIRRYILFHNKQHPKDMGGAEVEAFLTHLAVEGHVSASTQNQAFSALLFLYRNVLNQDLGALDAVRAKRSNYLPTVLTKGEVRSVLKNISGVHGLVIRVLYGSGLRLSEGLSLRIKDIDFAQRQIVARDTKGNESRVTMLPDSLIEPLQEHFRKVKHLHELDLGQGYGSVYLPFALERKHPHADRAWIWQFVFPSTGRSRDPRSGIIRRHHLHESGVQKTLKQAVRASGIAKRIGCHTFRHSFATHLLEDGYDIRTVQELLGHKDVKTTMIYTHVLNRGGRGVRSPLDS, encoded by the coding sequence ATGGAATCCCGACCCAGAAAGCTACTTGACCAAGTTCGCGATGCAATTCGTCTAAAGCATTATTCCTATCGAACTGAGCAAAGCTATGTCGGATGGATTCGTAGGTACATTCTCTTCCATAACAAGCAGCATCCAAAAGATATGGGCGGGGCAGAGGTCGAAGCATTTTTGACCCATCTAGCTGTAGAAGGGCATGTATCGGCTTCAACTCAGAATCAGGCTTTCAGCGCCCTGTTGTTTTTGTATCGAAATGTACTTAATCAAGACCTGGGGGCATTGGACGCTGTACGGGCGAAACGCTCGAATTATCTGCCTACAGTGCTGACTAAAGGTGAAGTTCGCTCTGTTTTAAAGAACATTTCGGGGGTTCACGGGCTGGTGATCAGGGTTTTGTATGGCAGCGGTTTGAGGCTCAGTGAAGGGCTGAGTTTGCGAATCAAGGATATTGATTTTGCTCAGCGGCAGATTGTAGCCCGTGACACCAAGGGGAACGAAAGTCGGGTAACCATGCTGCCCGATAGTTTGATTGAGCCATTGCAAGAACACTTTCGTAAAGTAAAGCACTTACACGAGTTGGATCTAGGCCAGGGCTATGGCTCGGTCTATCTGCCCTTTGCCCTAGAGCGTAAACACCCCCATGCTGATCGCGCCTGGATATGGCAGTTTGTATTCCCTTCGACAGGACGTTCGCGTGACCCTCGCAGTGGCATCATTCGCCGTCACCATCTGCATGAGAGTGGAGTACAGAAAACACTAAAGCAAGCTGTCCGTGCGTCAGGCATTGCTAAGCGGATCGGGTGCCATACGTTTCGCCATAGTTTTGCCACCCACTTGCTCGAAGATGGCTACGATATCCGCACGGTGCAAGAGCTGCTGGGCCACAAAGATGTCAAAACCACGATGATCTATACCCATGTGCTCAATCGGGGCGGTCGGGGAGTGAGAAGCCCGTTGGATAGTTAA
- a CDS encoding abortive infection family protein, which translates to MAGLTNLEIMKIVNRYIGVSGGYLGDFSYRTHADFYPEYCEEDIDPYKYEGTTRERFIAILSEASPQVQAKIVRGVLERFPLDTQNCPDTRTKQLHDELLEISKRLEASSPVLSPDLRINSVIVERAIGDVEALIQSSDAVSGVDRIHTALHGYLRAACDAENITYAKDDSMTKLFKLLRQHHPALQNLGTRSQDIERILQASANIMDALNPIRNNASVAHPNDDLLNKEEAMLVINVTRSLLHYLDSKFVV; encoded by the coding sequence ATGGCTGGCTTAACAAATTTAGAAATAATGAAAATTGTTAACCGATATATTGGTGTATCTGGTGGTTATCTTGGTGATTTTAGCTATCGAACCCATGCTGACTTTTATCCGGAGTATTGTGAGGAGGATATAGATCCTTATAAATATGAGGGAACTACACGGGAGAGATTTATTGCCATTTTGAGTGAAGCATCACCACAAGTGCAAGCAAAAATTGTACGCGGTGTTTTAGAAAGATTTCCACTAGATACACAAAATTGCCCAGACACAAGAACCAAACAACTGCATGACGAGTTGCTAGAGATCAGCAAGAGATTAGAAGCCTCATCACCAGTCCTAAGTCCTGATTTAAGAATTAATAGTGTAATTGTTGAACGTGCAATTGGGGATGTAGAAGCCTTAATTCAATCTAGTGATGCAGTAAGCGGAGTTGATCGAATTCATACTGCCTTACATGGCTATTTGCGTGCTGCTTGTGATGCTGAAAATATTACGTATGCTAAAGATGACAGTATGACCAAGCTATTCAAATTGCTTCGCCAACATCACCCTGCTCTTCAAAATCTAGGTACACGTTCACAAGACATCGAACGTATTCTCCAAGCATCTGCAAATATCATGGATGCATTGAATCCAATAAGAAATAATGCGAGTGTAGCGCATCCAAATGACGATTTGTTAAACAAGGAGGAAGCAATGCTAGTAATCAACGTAACACGCTCACTACTACATTATCTCGATTCAAAGTTTGTAGTGTAG
- a CDS encoding toll/interleukin-1 receptor domain-containing protein, translating into MIFISYSWADSVFARHIARQLSEQGHQVWIDYQNLNLTEPLAPQIASAIRAANLVLVVSSPHTWLSRWVQFELLLAQLWCKSIHVIRVPLEAC; encoded by the coding sequence GTGATCTTCATCAGCTATTCTTGGGCAGATTCAGTTTTTGCACGACATATTGCTAGGCAATTAAGTGAGCAGGGACATCAGGTGTGGATAGACTATCAAAACTTAAACTTGACTGAGCCGTTAGCACCTCAGATAGCATCAGCAATTAGAGCGGCAAATTTAGTTTTGGTTGTTAGTTCTCCGCACACTTGGTTATCCCGTTGGGTACAATTTGAACTCTTACTAGCACAATTATGGTGCAAGTCTATTCATGTTATTCGCGTACCCCTTGAAGCGTGTTAA
- a CDS encoding GNAT family N-acetyltransferase yields the protein MPQANAERQERWRKILASDEVDVFVAELDKQVVGFVSAGTTHDNEGLQKATGEIYALYVSPDQQRVGIGRKLIGTALRGLEKRGFSEATLWTALPSARSFYEAVGFRLDGAEKVSPLVRGYYLQVTDVRYRCDLANKAVETDR from the coding sequence ATGCCTCAAGCAAATGCCGAACGCCAGGAAAGGTGGCGCAAGATTTTGGCAAGCGATGAAGTCGACGTTTTTGTCGCCGAGCTTGATAAACAGGTCGTCGGTTTTGTGAGCGCGGGTACTACACATGATAATGAAGGGCTCCAAAAGGCTACGGGAGAGATATACGCACTCTACGTTTCTCCCGATCAGCAGCGGGTCGGTATTGGCCGAAAGCTGATTGGCACTGCCTTGCGTGGGCTTGAGAAGCGAGGCTTTAGTGAGGCAACGCTTTGGACGGCTTTGCCATCTGCTCGAAGCTTTTATGAAGCAGTTGGTTTTCGGTTGGACGGTGCCGAAAAAGTGAGCCCTTTGGTTCGTGGATATTACTTGCAGGTCACAGATGTCCGCTACCGTTGTGATTTGGCTAACAAGGCAGTCGAGACGGACCGCTAA